The Topomyia yanbarensis strain Yona2022 chromosome 3, ASM3024719v1, whole genome shotgun sequence nucleotide sequence TATAGTATCAGCTGACGCATCATCCGTTGGCCTCGGAGCAACCATCAGTCACAAATTCCCCGATGGGTCCATCAAGGTTGTTCAGCATGCTTCCAGAGCACTCACGAAAGCGGAACAAAACTACTGCCAGCCCGATCGCGAAGTTTTAGCAATCATCTTTGCAGTCACCACGTTCCACAAAATGATTTTCGGTAGGAAATTCCGTCTACAAACCGACCACGCTCCGCTGCTTCGAATTTTTGGTTCTAAGAAGGGCAAACCGGTTGCAACGTTTCGCCCTCAATCTGCTATTGTACGATTTTGACATTGAGTACGTGTCAATCGAAAAGTTTGGCAACGCTGACGTGTTGTCTCGTCTAATCAACCAGCATCTCAAGCCAGAGGAGGATTACGTCATTGCGAGCATTATTCTCGAAAAAGATGTAAGGTCAGTAGCCGCTGATACTGTTAATATATTACCTCTCAGTTTCAGAGTCGTAGCACAGAGTACCCAAGCTGATCCACTGCTTCGCAAAGTCTTCCGTTACATACAAGACGGTTGGCCTTCATCAAAAGCCGTCGATCCGGAGCTTAAGCGGTTTCACTCCAGGCAGGAGTCACTTACTGTGGTCGATGGGTGTATTCTGTTTGCTGAACGACTCGTCATTCCATCGCAGTATCGAAAACGATGCTTGGACCAGCTTCATCGTGGACATCCGGGCATGCAGCGGATGAAAGCAATCGCCAGAAGCTACGTCTACTGGCCCTCCATAGATGATGAtatcattggttatgtaaaggCGTGTCAGCATTGCGCATCCGTTTCCCGGTCCCCTGCTTGCGCTGCTCCTGTACCGTGGCCGAAAACATCCGGCCCCCATGGCAGCGTGTTCACGTAGATTTTGCCGGTCCCATCGAAGGCGAATATTACCTCATCGCAGTGGATTCGTACTCCAAGTGGCCGGAGATTGTGCAACCCAGAAGAATCACCTCTACGGCTACAATCAGCATCCTGTGTGGCCATTTTGCTCGACTTGGTATGTCAGTGACTCTAGTGTCCGACAACGGTACCCAATTTACGAGTGCGGAATTTGCTGAGTTTTGCGCTATCAACGATATCGAGCACATCacgacaccccccccccctttcatcCACAATCCAACGGCCAAGCTGAGCGTTTTGTAGACACTTTCAAAAGGGCCGTCAAGAAAATCCAAGAGGGTAGATGATCAATTACTGATGCGTTGGATACCGTCTTGCTCGCTTATAGAAGCACACCTAACCGTTCGGCTCCTGAAGGCAAATCTCCATCTGAACTTTTGTTCGGTCGCAAGATCCGAACCTGTCTCGAACTACTTCGGCCGCCCCCTGCGCCTGAACCGAAGCCAATCGAGAAGCAGCACAGCCAGTTGAGATTTTTCAGTCGGAATGATCCACCATTTGCCAAAATATATGCAAGAAACAGTTGGAAATGGTCTCCAGGTGTGATCGTCGAAAGAATTGGTGATGTGATGTACAATATCTGGGTGGAGTACCGTCGAATACTACGTTCGCATATTAATCAACTCCATAGTCGAACTGTAGCAGGATCAACCACCAACACAGTAGGACAGCAAACCAGATATGTTCAGTTATCTTTGGATATTCTGTTGGACGTTTGGAAGCTGCCGAACTTACCAACTGATACAACATCGCTGTTATCGTCGACGCTGCAGCCAACCACCTCACAATGTGCATCGTCGACACCTCGTTGTGATCAGCCGCCTGAATCGGTGGTTAGTCCATCACTTTCTCCACTGTCTTCGTCATCACATGCAACATCTTCCGAATTTGAGTCAGCAGTTGAAGCAGATCCGGTGGCAGCACTACCACGCCGATCTTCGAAAGTTCGAAGAGCGCCGCAGTGGTTTGACCCATACCACCTTTATTAAGAGGGGAGATGTTGGAGACAACCAAAACTGGAGCGATGGCAACTCTGCCCTGCCATCCGCCACTCTCTGCGCTAGGCTCTCTAGTGACATTCTTGCTGTCACTCCGAGATGCCACCATAAGCGGAAACCACTATTTAACCAGTCAGTCATCAGTCAGTCCGTTGAGCACATGCTCTTTATTTAACGATCGTTATTAAAAGTATTTTATGTAGTCTGTACGCTAGTGTCCTTTTTATTTATTCAACAAGGCTCCCGACCTACCCCGCGCACAGGGCTACAACACAACCAATGTCGCTGGAGTAAATTTAAAGTAAAGTTAGCAGAAGCTAATAAATATGGATTCATAACGCAAGTCGACAAGTTGCGCCATCCACGATAATAACGTGGCTGCAGCTTTCCAACGTCGGTTACGCCCAACACTCAccaaatcacgttccacctggtccgcccatcgtgctctctacgctcctcgccttcttgtaccaaccggatcattagcgaacaccatctttgcaggattgttgtccAGCATTCTTGCAACATACCCTGTccaccgtatccttccagctttggccaccttttggatactgggttcGCCATGGAGTAcagcgagctcgtggttcatccttcgccgccacacaccgttctcctacacaccgccgaagatcgtccttagcactcgtcgctcgaaaactcctagcgcttgcaggtcctcctcgaacatggtccaagtctcgtgcccgtagagaaccaccggtcttgtaagcgttttgtacatggtgcatttggtgcgggggtgaatctttcttgaccgcagtttcttctggagcccatagtaggcccgACTTTCACTGATGATGCGCCTTTggatttcacggctcacgttattgtcagccgttaataaggatcctaggtagacaaaatcttccactacctcgaaggtatccccgtcgatcgtaacgctgtttcctagCCGGATCCTGTCGTTTTCGGTTTCGCCTACCAGCAaatactttgttttggacgcatttaccaccagtccgaccttcgttgcttcgcgtttcaggcgggtgtacaggtctgccaccgttccaaatgttcgggcgataatgtccatgtcgtccgcgaagcatacaaattggcaGGATTCCGTGAATATCGTGCCCCGGCTGTTGAGCCCGGTtcgtcgcatcacaccttccagagcgatgttgaatagtagacacgagagtccatcaccttgtcacagtccccgtcgagattcgaatggactggaaagttcacccgaaatccttacgctgttttgtacaccgtccatcgttgctttgatcagtcccgggaaagctgttttcgtccatgattttccatagctctacgcggtcgatactgtcgtatgccgccttgaaggCGATGAACAGATGATTcgttgggacctggtattcacggcatttctggagcatatttgccgtacggtgaagatctggtccgttgtcgaccggccatcgatgaagccggcttgataacttcccacgaactcatttactttaggtgatagacgacggaagatgatctgggatagcactttgtaggcggcattcagaatggtgatcgctcggaagttctcacactccaaatggtcgcctttcttgtgaatggggcagatcaccccttctatccactcctccggtagctgttcggtttcccagatcctgactactaTCCGGAGCAGACAAGTGGCCAACTTTTCCGGGCCCAACTTGATGAGGTCTGCTGCGATACCATCTTTGCCAGCtgctttgttgttcttgagctgttggatggcATAAAGCAACTGTGGaaagacggacacatggttattttagggataTAACATGACGTAGACCCGCTTATTTCGACAGACCTGGCTACGTTCttacaagcgtttttattttgataatagtctgATCATCTACTTATTGAAAACGCTCGGAACCGGAACAGTTTTCATAGATGACGGAGATAACAAAAGGCGAATCGAATGTATATAAACCTATATTGGAAGTTATATCAATAGGgtaacccggggctattaagacagtgggggtaattcggccCCCTGGATtgctcagaaaatagcaagactttctttcttacatattcgtggaaccgctattctgaaacattaattttgagagctgaatttcattgtttgttctttgtagaaaggagatacaacgtgtttcgttttttgttattctcaaaacaaaagtcatcataatggaaaaaccgtgattaaagcaacaaataaaagtgaaaaaataaaaggtaagaGTTTTGGAAAGCTAGAGGCGATTGTATACTATTCCCCCGaaaatcattccccagaaagccattccccagaattccactcCCCAGAATA carries:
- the LOC131688393 gene encoding uncharacterized protein K02A2.6-like — translated: MYSQSTRNWTEWAPSIVVVRKANGNIRICEDYSTGLNSALQLHQYPLSLPEDIFAKLANCKIFSQIDLSDAFLQVKTDEQYRHLLTINTHRGLYHYNRLPPGVKVAPGAFQQLVDTMLAGLKGTSGYLDDVIVGGETQEEHDHNLKSVLQRIQDFGFTIRAEKCSFSKQQIRYLGHIFDRRGLQPDPVKLDAITKLPPPTDVSGVRSSLGAINYYGKFVPNMRQLRYPLDNLLKSETKFVWNQECQQAFERFKQILSSGLLLIHYDPKQEIIVSADASSVGLGATISHKFPDGSIKVVQHASRALTKAEQNYCQPDREVLAIIFAVTTFHKMIFGRKFRLQTDHAPLLRIFGSKKGKPVATFRPQSAIHLKPEEDYVIASIILEKDVRSTPNRSAPEGKSPSELLFGRKIRTCLELLRPPPAPEPKPIEKQHSQLRFFSRNDPPFAKIYARNSWKWSPGVIVERIGDVMYNIWVEYRRILRSHINQLHSRTVAGSTTNTVGQQTRYVQLSLDILLDVWKLPNLPTDTTSLLSSTLQPTTSQCASSTPRCDQPPESVVSPSLSPLSSSSHATSSEFESAVEADPVAALPRRSSKVRRAPQWFDPYHLY